The region AACAtgctttaatttcctttatatGGACTTGGTAATTTATGGCACGTTGAGCACTCTCAATCAAttagaaaagttggctcctatgggctagatggaccattggtctgacccagtttggctattcttatgttctaataggGTGCAAAGTCCTGTGCATAATACACTTTGGATGTGGATGTATTAAATACATATAAAGTGAACTATAttgcatcttgccaggtacttgcgacctggattggccacaggataccaagtttgatagacctttggtttgCCCCATTttagcaacgcttatgttcttttgttacCATATGCTACCTTGTGGACTTGGGCAGCCCAGCAAGGCCAATCAGGGTCAAAGAGTCTCGCACATTCAGGACCACAGGGCAGAAAATTGAGAGAGAATACCAACAAGCTGGTCCTCCTTCAGCTTCGGCCATCCCTGGGGCTCCCTGTCACATGGGAGCCCAGGGCAGCTGTCCGGGATGCCACCCCCTAGCCCTAGTCGCAACACCAAAATGCACAAGCACGGTTTGACCGATGCCCGGGTAGCAACCCCGTGCCGGAAGCACGGATAGAGCTGCACTacgttaaccctttagtgtccaatgttcccatatggcttattacggaaCCAATTTACCTAGGCGATGTGGAAAGCTGCGTTGCTACAAATTCATTTACCCCACCACTGCCATATCTTTCACGAATTTTATTCTGCTTTTCCACGCACTTCCTCAGGAACCTGCTCCAGTTAAATCTCTCTTTCACGGAGACCAACAGCGCCTCCCAGAAACCGACGCCGGTGTCCTCACCCATTCCGTGCCAGATCACAAGCGGCGGCGGAAGCCCCGACTTCACCAAAGACAACACAGCAAAACCCAGACAGAAGCCGAACAGCGCCGCAGCCATCTTTCCATGTCATGTGACCCTGAGTTTCTGAACGATCACGTGCGCATAGATGGTCACATGGGCATGGCACGTTCGATGACGTCAAACCACGCGCAATGGGAGGATCGTGTGAGCGACCGCCTCCCAGTCACTGAATTGACACAGTAATATTGGAGGCACTTCTTTGGCTTTGGttcaaatatgcaaaaaaaagtAGGGGAGCCAGAAGGGTGCAGTTAGTTGAATGCCTGGTTGCAAATAGCAGAAAAGGGTTTTGCACAAAAACTAACCCTGCCTAAAACTCATGTTAGACACCACATCCTACAATCAGTGGTAGTTAGGGATTAGCTGTTCAGCCCCCAGCCCAGGCAGAAAACTTTAAGGGAGCATAATGCAGGAGCTTGAATGCCAGGTCAGAGCTGGTGTAGACAAGCTGATATTTATGTtatgactagccgttaagcccgtaaaaacgggcgagtattgcagccctcctttctcccctggcctcaccccgtccaccgatcctcccccctccccatgtccagcaaccctcctctgtgccctgctctcaccccaagtccagcaaccatggcccctCCCCCCGTGTCCAGCTACTCTCATCGCCAccgctctctccccccctccgtgccgggccccctgcactgacctgacagtgcctctcacctccgtgtgcaagcgctacaggcagcagcagatcgctctgctgctgcctgcagcgcttccaggccaagggcacctggcaagcttcccaacgtacaaacattctatacatgttattcccggagttgtggatttttcccaagtccatttagtagcgctttagtagcggacttgtcctttaggaaaccgtccaacccctttttaaactctgctaagctaaccgccttcacaactttctccggcaacgaattccagagtttaattatacgttgggtgaagaaaaattttctccgatttgttttaaatttactacactgtagttccatccaggggcgtatctgcatggggccatgggggcctgggcccccgcagatttagccctggatccccctaccgccaacaaccctcccccgccatcgcctgggctacctttgctggtgggggaccccaacccccgccagccgaggtccgcttcctcctcctgctgctgcttttaaaaatattcattcagctggcgggggaccccaacccccgccagctgagccaAGGTCTTTTGAGTTCTTCTTCGCCCTCCGTGTCCGGGCTGTTCAAAGGAGCTGCTGAATCCGgtttcagagtctgacgtcgctgcacgttgtacatgcaggacgtcctgcacgtacaacgtgcagcgacgtcagactccgaactggattcagcagctccTTTGAACAGCATGGTCGGAcatggaggacgaagaagaactagGAAATCCGACTGCAACGTTTGCATTTCAACGCAGAAGGacgggagggggtggagcggagaaagaaagaaagctgacatttttttttttttttttgctttcgcgTTGCACAAAGTTTAGACTACTTCGGTGAAAAGCcaagctacaaaaagaaaaggtaGGCTCCGAACCAGTATCTGAAGtttggcggtggggggaggggctataatgtgccccctcactctggctctggccccccctaccactgaacttcagatacgcccctggtttcatcgcatgccccctagtcctagtatttttggaaagcatgaacagacgcttcacatccacctgttccactccactcattattttatactagtaaaagaggcccgtttcagagcaaatgaagcaggcgctagcaaggttttcgtcgccaacaccccccctccctccctggccaaccccttcgttgttctgccattgctccgcccccaacgtcatgacgtttgacgcgagggcggggctcggaacgatttcccacccacccccgcctccctctctgcctgcctgccaaccccttcgttgttctgccattgctccgccctcgagggcggggcctggagcgattttggtggcttcaccaccacgaaccttcgaacctttttgaaggaagtcagggcttggcttcactgacgccagtgtcctcagaatgttgagggtgagttttattatagtagatacctctatcatgtctcccctcagccgtctcttctccaagctgaatagccctaacctccttaatctttcttcatagggaagtcgtcccatccctgctatcattttagtcgcccttcgctgcacctttccaattctactatatctttcttgagatgcggtgacgagaattgaacacaatactcaaggtgcggttgcaccatggagcgatacaacggcattataacatcctcacacctgttttccatacctttcctaataatacccaacattctattcactttcctagccgcagcagcacaccgagcagaaggtttcagtgtattatagacgacgacacccagatccctttcttggtccgtaactcctaacgtggaaccttgcatgacgtagctataattcgggttcttttttcccacatgcatcaccttgcacttgctcacattaaacgtcatctgccatttagccgcccagtctcccagtctcgtaaggttctcttgtaatttttcacaatcctgttgcgatttaacaactttgaataactttgtgtcatcagcaaatttaattacctcactagttactcctatctccaaatcatttataaatatattaaaaagcagcggtcataGTACAGACCCCttaggaatcccactaactacccttctccattgtgaatactgcccatttaaccccactctctgtttcctatccttcaaccagtttttaatccacaataggacatttcctcctatcccatgaccctccaatttcctctgtagcctttcatgaggtaccttgtcaaacgccttttgaaaatccggatacacaatatcaactgtatgcagtgctgtacagtggtAATAAGTGTTCAGATACACGACCCTTCCCCAGAGAGCTTAAAGTCTATCTTGAGGCAATGGGAGATAAGTGACAGCCAAGGTCACATGAAATGTGAGTGGCAGGAGTGGAATTGAAACCCCTTTTCTCTAcctctctcctctctgccctcaTGATTCCAATGCTTCATTGCAAGGCCTCCTCCCAAACCCATTCTCATGATTCTCAAGCCCCGATCCCTGGTTCTCATTGAGCTTCCTATGATGATTGCTAATCTCTTTCCAACACAATCAACCGGGCTTCCTCTTTACCATATATGCCATTTAGAACTTTAGAATCTGGTCAACAAAATCTTTGGTTATTCCATCATTCTGGAAAATAGTTTTTAACTCAATTCACTCATATATTTTTAGTGTGATCAGCCCTTCATTATGGAGTAAGGAGAAGATGTAATAAGCCAAATCAACAAAAGCAGCAAATCTTCTTGACCAGATGGTTTATGCCCCCAGAGTACCAAAGGAGCTAaaaatttaaattatttatttattttagttacatttgtaccctgtgctttcccactcatggcaggctcaatgcagctaacatgggtcaatggagggttaagtgacttgcccagagtcacaaggagctgcctgtgcctgaagtgggaatccaactcagttccccaggaccaaagtccaccaccctaaccactaggccactcctcctaattACAGGTCTTCTATTGGTAATCTGTAACctctcattaaaatcatccacagtacctgaagattttaaggtggccaaCATAAagtcagtttttaaaaagggttctggggtcATCTGGGAAACTGATAAGCCTGATGTaattgctgggcaaaatagtggaaactattatcaataacaaaattacagaacaaaaacatggtttaatgagacaaagtcaacatggattcagtcaaAGAAGTCTTGCCTCGTgaatttgctacattttttgaaggcatgaatataaatgtgggtaaaggggagccagttaTAGTTACAGTTTATCAGTCTTGATAGACCACTAAAATTAATGGGAAATCACAGCGGTGTACAATCcaataaaatgtaaaagaaaagaaaactgatgGTAAAGCACATTCACACAACAGTTAAAAGAACAACAAAAGGAGCAAAAACCAATCATCCATCAACACCCAGGAGCAACAGTAGATCCCCTAACCCTCAGGGAGAACAGTCCCAAAAGCAGCAACATAATAAAAAGCCTTCAATTGGCACTTAAAAcaatttccgatctgatgaagaagggctaccttcgaaagctaatcaagaaatgtattgttatgtccaataaaaaaggtatcatcttattttcttttccatgttttatttatattgattacctttaaaagtggactaacacggctaccacacctctccacttAAAACATGAAACTGactatcactcacaaagattGTGGAAGTTAatgtagtaacctatggaactttgtaagtctaagtgctttgaaaattagctctctagcgtgtctagattttcagaaagcttttgacaaagtccctcatgagagacttctgtgAAAATGTAAAAATCCATGGGTAAGAGGCATAGGAGCCTGCTCTGTTGACAGTGTCGAGGGAAGggcaatttccattgggtttagcacccccaatcattttgaaaatttggctcctatgataggaggcaatgttttgttgaggattgggaactggttagtggatagaaaacagagggtagggataaatggccatttctctcaatagtgaaaagtggtgtgccacagggatttgagctatttaacatatttatacatgatctggaaatggaattgacaagtgaggtgattacattttcagatgacacaaaactattcaaagttataaaaatactagtaaaaaagccccgtttctgatgcaaatgaaacgggggctagcaaggttttcttcagagtgtgcatgtgggagtgtgtgtccctgccctctctccctccccctcccccctcccagtccagtccttcagtgttaagtttcctgctgttctgtgtttttgttacagagagagtgagggcatctctctcccctcccccctctgagtccttcactgtgtgagattttgtgctgtgctgttttccttcactcatggggaaaccggatatctctggcgctggaggcttcatagaacgttggtcttgccttttatatatatagatatgtggACTGagagaaattgcaggaagaccttaggaatctGGAAGACGGGGCATCCAaattaaatttaatatggacaagtacaaagtgatgatgCACAGTGGGAAGAATACTCCAAATCAtagatacctgatgctagggtccactttaggagacAAACTTATGCACAGAAGAGCCAGAGATTTAAATTTAAACTCAGGAACAGATTATTTCAGTTTGCCATTgcttgtacttctgtattatgtactagacttctagaAATCTacattttgtaaccgcctttttagcagggccaccgagagggggggggggcaaaattctccagggggggcccggtgccggagtCAGGCCGCCAGCACTGCAGTCCCcgatctcacctgcctgcctcctcggctcctgtgtcccgccctcgcggaaaccggaagttacatcacatgagagcgggacacagggagggaaggccagaagagaggcgatctgtgactgccgctttgaatgcaggggacccggagccatggaggcaggcaagtgagaccgtggacggcggggggggggggggggggagtgagcgacggagggcggcaggggcaacggctgggggggggggggggggaacggaggcTGGACGACTTGCCCccggcccggcctagtctctcggtggccctgctttttagcaatatgtaagccatattgaacctcctttttgtttttgttttagccatattgaacctgccatacagtgggaaaatgtgggatacaaatgcaataaataaataaattgacttGAGATTCGTCTGGGTTTTATAAGTGTAGTGATGACATTTGAATTTGCCTGTTCACTCAATCTTTACCGTAGTTAGCATTGTCACAGTTTTTCTTGGAAACGGGAATTCGCCGGCTTACACAGGGGTGGTGTGGGAGCGGAAATCACAAGCCCCGCCCATCGCTGCAGCCCCCGCCTCCGCGGGCCGTTTAAATTCCTCGTGTGCGACAGCATTAAGGGCTTTATTTTCATGGCTGTGCTTCTGGTTTCTTTTCAGGTAATAACGCGGGAGTACTAGGTAGTTCTGGTACGTTTAGGTTTGGTAGTAGAAGAGTCCCGCCTCggattttggtgttttttttgcgAGGACAGGAGAGTTCTGGGATTTGGGGGAGGCTATTGAGGGATTGATTGCCCGACAGCAGGGTACAAAATCAGGGGAAGCTGgaggcgggttttttttttttgctcttctaGTTCTCGGTCTTTAAATATTTTAGGTTACTTTTCTCTCGCAGAAATAATTTAATCTATTGGCACCTGCACGATGGGGAAAGAAAAGATTCACATCAATATAGTGGTCATTGGACACGTTGATTCTGGGAAATCCACCACTACAGGACATCTCATCTACAAATGTGGCGGCATCGACAAGAGAACCATTGAGAAATTCGAGAAAGAGGCAGCCGAGGTAGGTGTGTTCGGACCGGGCGGGCTACGGGCTTAACTAGTGCAGTCTTGCATAAATGGTAATCTAAAGAGGTTAGAAACGTAGTTTGCTAACAAGCCAAGTCTGGGTATTGCTGACTTTTGCTTAATAACTTGTTGACACGTCAAATTTACACACCAGCCTTTCCTGGCTAGAACTGTTCGATACTGGGCGTTATACTTATAGGACCTGCACCTATATAACCCCTCCCTGCTTAGACCCTGCTGCTCTTCAGTTGCCCTCCTTGGCGTCCTATTTGCTGTCCTCAGTCTAGAAGCAACATTGCCCTTCTAATACCTGTGCTATGAAAACACTTGGCGGTCTCCAAAAATTAACCTAATTAGCTAGACGATAAAAGGCCTAAAATCGAGCTTTAGCTAATAGCGATGTTCCTGGGTATTTGTGCTGGTGTATTCTATGGAAATGTATcttattttgatatactgcctttcagcaAAACAAATTCTTAACTTTTAACCAGCACTTTAACAAGAAAcactacagagctgccaagttacccattccaggagggagactggccagtcctggatttctgctaacctcatcctggtgcattatggtacctgcagcactgattttaatggatagaatcatggattacaaatcccacactgctttgggatgtaagcttTAAACCAGGACCGGCcagagtctccctcctggaatgggtaacttggcagctctgacacTAACATAATATCCCCTCAAGCTGACCAGACTGTTGCTctacctccccgccccccccccccccatacataccTACATACATAGGTCTTAAGCTAGTAATATTTTCAACAGGCCAGAATTTGATCCTTACCGCATTCACTTGTCCCCTGTTCATATTGTACTCTTTATGCCTTGAAAGAGGTTATTTGTTCCTTCCTTCAACATTGTCCTGTTTGCTCCAAGCAGTAGCAAATCCATTCACTTGCTCATTCTGAAATCTTTAGCAGGTGGCTAGTTTCTATCACCTTACTAACGTGTGATCCTCTGAACTGTCTGTACTATGACCTTGTTGGGTCTGTTTTCCATTGCTGTCATCTGTTCTTTCATATTGCATCAAAATCTTCATTCTCCATCATATGAACTGCCATTTGTCCTTTTCCATAGAGGGGATTGTGCCCTCTAAGTTTTTCGATAGCTTGGTCTCAACCTCTCTAACTTTATAGGTGGGTATTGTCAACTGTTCTAGTACATTACGGTTTTGTATCTTTAAGTTCTACTGACTTAATGTTCATTGATACATAACTGAGTGTGGTTACCTGTAATATTATCCTTCTCTTGATTAGTCAAGGTTAAGCCTCCGAGCAGGCCacttttataactgctgttttgttttcataTGTTGGTGCATAACATTATAACATCAGATTGTGGGGTCACAAAGCAACTTAATCCAATCTCTTCCTTCATGAAAAGTTGTAACTTCCAGGTGTGTGTAAGGTAGATTTCAAGAAACTTTAGTATTATGTTGGGTTAGTTCTACTTCTGAAACTGGTGTGTTTATCACCATAGATGGGTAAAGGCTCTTTCAAATATGCCTGGGTACTGGATAAACTGAAAGCTGAACGGGAGCGTGGCATCACGATTGATATATCTCTTTGGAAATTTGAGACCAGCAAATATTATATCACAATCATCGatgctccagggcacagagacttcATCAAGAACATGATTACAGGCACCTCACAGGTATGAAATAGGCAGTACCTCTGGGGGAAGCCTCTTTACTGATCCTACTTGCTGATTctactttccttccttccttccttctttaggCAGACTGTGCTGTACTGATTGTTGCTGGTGGAGTTGGTGAGTTTGAGGCTGGTATCTCTAAGAGCGGACAGACCCGTGAGCATGCCCTGCTAGCATATACGTTGGGAGTGAAGCAGCTGATTGTTGGTGTGAATAAAATGGACTCAACAGAGCCCCCATATAGTCCAAAACGCTACCAAGAGATAACAAAAGAAGTTGGTGCTTATATCAAGAAGATTGGCTACAACCCAGCATCTGTGGCTTTCGTGCCAATTTCTGGCTGGCATGGTGATAACATGCTGGAACCCAGTGCTAAAGTGAGTTACTTTTACAGAGAATACTTGTGGTGGTcatgttggggggggaggagggagcgaCAGCCTAGGGTAACTTCCTGCtggcaataagtaaataaaatattaaaatattaaaataaaagctAGTTTCATGCAAACTGAAGTGTATTGCTAAAACATGAGCAGAGGCAAGAGTTCAGATAAAAGTATTCTTATTACAACTAATAGATCTTAGTCTCCTATATAAGATGAAGTGTCAAATACTGACAGTCATCTTATGTTAGGAAGGTAACATTACCTCATGTTCTGTACACCACTTTAGAGCAGTGGATACTCTAGAGGCTGTGCACTAACAGAAACTTAAAAATGAACTAGTTGGATAAAATTGTCAAACAGACAACAACATTGTGTACTCTAATCTCCATGGCTTGAAGGCTGAAATTCAAGGCATAGGTTGTTAGGCTATTGTATAACAAATCAGACTACATTATTTGTCTTGCATCCCATAAACACCATAGTTTGATGCAGGTAACAAGCAAATTTATAGGTGACGTACAATAGCCGACATTAAAAACAAATGACAAAATGGGACTGGGATGTTAGTCATGAAGTGATTCCATTAAATTAACACTAATAGTTGCTTGAGAACAGTCAGTCATTGACTGCCAGAACTTCTACAGGCACAAAATCAAATCCCTTAATGCCAAACAGCACCTCACAAGCTATATCCTCTCCTGGTAATGAGCTTTGCTGTTTCAGATGCCCTGGTTTAAAGGCTGGAAGATTGATAGGAAGGAGGGTAATGCTAGTGGAGTTACATTGCTGGAAGCTCTGGACTCCATTATCCCCCCAACACGTCCTACAGATAAACCCCTTCGTCTGCCCCTGCAGGATGTGTATAAAATTGGAGGTAAGTAAGATTCTTGTTCTGGTGTGCACTGATCTAGTTTGtcaatctgatcaatttcttccTCTTTAGGTATTGGTACTGTGCCAGTGGGCCGTGTTGAAACTGGTGTTATGAAGCCAGGGATGGTGGTGACATTTGCTCCGTGTAACCTCACAACTGAAGTAAAGTCAGTAGAAATGCATCATGAAGCCCTACAGGAGGCCTTTCCAGGAGACAACATAGGTTTCAATGTGAAAAATGTGTCTGTGAAAGATATTAGACGTGGCAACGTAGCAGGAGACAGCAAGAACGATCCTCCCATGGAGGCTGGCAGCTTCACTTCTCAGGTAAGGGACATGGGAATTGCAAGGGGAGCCTTCTGTGTGACTGCTTGGCATAGCTCCTGTTCAGACTGGGTACCTAACATGACTTTAAGGTAGGCAGTTCTATTAGCATACTAATCTGGTAACAATAGTGCTCAGTACAGCATATCTGTACTTCTCCCTCATAGCTTGGTGATATCCTCACCCTTTCTCCTGCCTACACTGTGGGGGAAGGGGTTGGTGCTCTGCAGTGGGTTTTTCACACCAGTAGGAAAAGCTTGCAGAATATAGCTCATAACATTCCAACACCTGCGCATTTATATCCACTTTGCCTGTTTATGCACCTCTGGCCTCTGATGAGGGGAGGCtgtctcaaaaaagttatagtgcaattagaaaaggtgcagagaagggcgactaaaatgataaaggggatgggacgacttccctatgaggaaaggctaaagcggctagggctcttcagcctggagaaaaggcggctgagggaagatatgatagaggtctataaaatgagtggagttgaacgggtagatgtgaagcatctgttcacgctttccaaaaatactaggactagggggcatgcgaagaagctacaatgtagtaaatttaaaactaatcagagaaaatctttcactcaatgtgtaattaaactctggaattcgttgccagagaatgtggtaaaggtggttagcttagcggcgtttaaaaaaggtttggatggcttcctaaaggaagagtccatagaccattattaaatggacttggggaaaatccactatttctgggataagcagtataaaacgttttgtacatttttgggatcttgctgggtatttgtgacctgaattggccactgttggaaacaagatgctgggctcgatggacctttggtctttcccagtatggcaaatacttatgtacttatgaatggtgGAATTCCTCACTTGCTATGCTAAGACAAGATCATATGATAGTTATTTGAGCTTTCATAGAAATGCATTAATatcttggaggagggggggggggtttctccccctcTTCAGAAAGGTACAAATGTGTTAGAACAAGAACTTCGTCCCTAGCATGTTTCCTTGCTGTAACTAGAGCAGCCTTCCAGTGCTTTGTCTCATTGGCTAGATCCTATGCAGTCTAGCTACACTATGGGCATTTGGGAGGGGGGATTCCTCATCTTAGATACTGCTGCTATTCCCTCTCCACCAAGGAGCAGGCTGTCCAGTTGACTGAGTAGTATCAGAAGGGCCCAAAGCAGTAGGGGGCCCGGTTCCTTTCCCGTGTCTCCCAGCCATTTCCTCTTCACTCCTCCTCCCCATCCACAGCCCGAATCTCTCCTTCACTTCATTCCTTGATCTATCTGAACTTGtcttctagagcagtggttctcaaatctgtcctgggggactACCAgccggttgggttttcaggatatccctagtgAATATGCATATTATTCACTAGTAActgttttacattttaaaatgtatttctttattaaatcaatacaattttcctaaaataaaatccattccctcaacccatagttattaaccaatccatacaccaatacatttaaaaccaaacaattctccacaatactcttgcaatacacattcaaa is a window of Microcaecilia unicolor chromosome 11, aMicUni1.1, whole genome shotgun sequence DNA encoding:
- the LOC115479771 gene encoding elongation factor 1-alpha, oocyte form, which codes for MGKEKIHINIVVIGHVDSGKSTTTGHLIYKCGGIDKRTIEKFEKEAAEMGKGSFKYAWVLDKLKAERERGITIDISLWKFETSKYYITIIDAPGHRDFIKNMITGTSQADCAVLIVAGGVGEFEAGISKSGQTREHALLAYTLGVKQLIVGVNKMDSTEPPYSPKRYQEITKEVGAYIKKIGYNPASVAFVPISGWHGDNMLEPSAKMPWFKGWKIDRKEGNASGVTLLEALDSIIPPTRPTDKPLRLPLQDVYKIGGIGTVPVGRVETGVMKPGMVVTFAPCNLTTEVKSVEMHHEALQEAFPGDNIGFNVKNVSVKDIRRGNVAGDSKNDPPMEAGSFTSQVIILNHPGQISAGYSPVLDCHTAHISCKFAELKEKIDRRSGKKLEDNPKALKSGDAAIVVMIPGKPMCVESFSRYPPLGRFAVRDMRQTVAVGVIKAVEKKAATAAKVTKSAIKASKK